TGATTTTAAGTCCCTTTAATTTGGTTTCAGAAAACGAAGAATATTATATAAATCAAAATCAAGATAAAATTAATGTTCCCTTAAATCTCTCTTTTTCTAAAGTTACGGATATCAGTATAGATTCAAATACCGCTATATTTGTTGACGAAGATAAATTGAAGTTCCCATTGGTTTTGCGCCATTGGATGGAAGGCGATGTTTTTCAGCCTTTTGGAATGCAAGGGAAATCAAAAAAAATCAGCAAACTTTTTAAAGATGAAAAGTTATCCTTAATTGACAAGGAGAATGCTTGGATTATATGTTCTGATAACCAAATTGTTTGGGTTGTGGGAATCAGACAGGATGAGCGTTTTAAAATAGATACAACAACAAAAAACATGCTTAAAATACAAATAGAATAATGAGAAAAATTATTTTTTTATTGGTTGTTTTTTTGGCTTTCGCCAAAGGAAATTCTCAAATTTTAGATCCTGTAAAATGGACGACTAAGATTGAAAAAAAATCAGATCGCAATTATGTACTTATTTTTAATGGAGTTATAGAATCTGGCTGGCACATGTATTCTCAATTTACTCCAGATGGTGGGCCACTACCATTAGAAGTAATTTTTAAAAATCAAAAAGGGAATTTTGATTTGGTTGGCAAAGCCAAAGAAAGTAGGACAACAACTGCATATAATGATGTTTTTGAAGTAAATGAAACTTTTTTTGAAAAGAAAGCCCAGATTCAACAAGAGATTAAAATTGTAAATCCAAAAGTTTCAAAAGTAGAAGTAGACTTGAATTATCAGGTTTGTAAAGAAGCTTGTATTAATCTCGATAAAAAATTCACATTCGTAATTCCAACAGAAAAAGTAGCGGAGGTTGCACCATTAGAAGTTGATTCTTCTAAAATTGATACAACAGTTGCAAAACCTTTGGTAACAGAAATAAAAACTCAGAATACAGTAAGTTCAACGGTTGAAAAACGTAAACCGCAATCTCAGAGAGGGTTGTGGTCAATCTTTTTTATCGCATTTTTATCAGGATTTGCAGCTTTGCTTACCCCTTGTGTTTTTCCGATGATTCCGATGACCGTAAGTTTTTTTACAAAACAAAGCAAAACAAAAGTGGCAGGAGTTAGAAATGCTATAATTTATGGTGTTTCAATTATTGTAATATATGTTTTATTGGGAGTTTTAGTAACTTGGATTTTTGGTGCAGATGCGCTAAATGCCTTGTCAACTAATGTTTATTTCAATATTATATTCTTTATTTTATTAGTTGTTTTTGCAACTTCTTTTTTAGGAGCTTTCGAAATTATGTTACCAAATTCATGGGCTAATAAAGTAGATAATCAAGCAGATCGAGGAGGAATAATCGGAATTTTATTTATGGCATTGGCTCTAGCTATTGTCTCGTTTTCTTGTACTGGGCCAATTGTAGGAACGCTTTTAGTAGAAGCAGCATCAAAAGGCGGAATTGCACCTATAATTGGGATGTTAGGATTTTCATTGGCATTAGCCTTACCATTTATGTTGTTTGCAATGTTCCCAGGATGGTTGCATTCGTTACCAAAATCAGGTGGCTGGTTGAATACGGTAAAAGTAGTTTTAGGTTTTCTAGAATTAGCTTTAGCGTTTAAATTTTTATCAAATGCAGATTTAGTTTTGCAATTGCATTTACTGGAAAGAGAAGTATTTTTAGCTATTTGGATTGCGATTTTTGGAGCCTTAGCATTGTATTTGTTTGGAAAAATCACATTGCCACACGATAGCCCTTTGCAACATATTTCTGTTGGGAGATTATTAATGGGATTGCTGGTTTTAATGTTTACTGTTTATTTAATACCAGGACTTTGGGGAGCTCCGTTAAAATTAATTAATGCTTTTCCGCCTCCGATAGAATATAGCGAAAGTCCTCTAGGTTTTGGAGGAGCTGGTGGGGATTCTAACACAGCAATTAATTTACCTGCTGGTGCAAAAAGTGGTCCTCATCGATTAGTAGTTTTTAATGATTATGAGCAAGGTTTGGCTTACGCCAAAAGTGTAAACAAGCCAATAATGCTAGATTTTACGGGGCATGCTTGTGTAAATTGCAGAAAAATGGAAAACAATGTTTGGTCAGACCAAAGGATTTTAAATATATTAAAAAACGAAGTGGTGCTAATTTCTTTATATGTAGATGAAGACATTGATTTGCCAAAAAACGAACAATTTATTTCTAAAACTACAGGTTCAGAAATCGTAACAGTGGGGGATAAGTGGACCGATTTTATGATTTCAAAGTACAAAACAAACACGCAACCTTTGTATGTTTTAACTGATTTAGAAGAAAATAGTTTGAATACAGAAAAACCAACAATAAGCTATGTAGGTGTTGATGAATATGAATCTTGGTTAAAAAATGGCATTTCGAAGTTTAGAAAATAACTTTTAGTCAAATTAATTTTAGGATTTAAACCTGCTCAATTTGTTGAGCAGGTTTTTTTATTGTTTTAAAAATAGCAATACGTTAAATTTTTTGAATTTTGGTTTTTTATAATTACTTATAATTTAAAATAAATGCAGTTAAAAGTTTATTTTATTCCTTTTAACGAGAATGTATTAAAAAGTCTGTTAATGTATTTTTAATTATTTAATTTGGCTTATAATCATTTATAAAATAAGTCATTGTGTGATTTTTCGTTTGTTTTAAAAAGTAAATAAAAAAATATTTTTTTTAAAAATAAAGCGAAAAATACTAGCGCTTTAATTTTAAATTATAAGTAATTGTAATTGATTCCTAATCTTAATTTTTATCCTATGAAAAGAGCTTTACCCACAGCCAAATCAGGATTTTTAGCAACATTTTTTTGTATTGCTAATTTATTTTTTGCTAGTGTTGTTTTTGGACAAACTAGTGTGATTACAGATAAAGGTGATTACGCACCTGGTTCCACCGCTATTATTACTGGTTCTGGATTTCAGGCAGGTGAAATAGTAGAATTACATGTTGAACACGCTGATGGTGATCCATTAGGGATTGACCCTACGTATCACGAGCCATGGTATGTAACTGCAGATAGTACGGGTAATTTTACTACTTCATGGTACGTACCTTCTATAGTGGAAGGCGATGCATATGGAGCAACTTTATTACTGACAGCTCATGGAAATATGGGTTCAGAGGCGAGTTGGATATTTACGGATTCAGGAAATTTTGTTTATTCTACAACTAATGGTAAATCTAATTCTGTATCAATTATACCTGGAGCTACAGATAGCTCTACATTAAGTGTTGACGTGAATGCTCCAAAAAATAATGGAACTTTTAATGCAAGTTTAAGTTTTACTACTCAATCTGGGACTACAATAGGAATAGGTGTGGGAGCAGGACTAATTAATTTAACAAGTATATTAAATTCATTTGTAACAGGCGGTTCTAATGGACCTGATGTTACCCAAATATTTCCTGTTACGGTTATTGTAGGTGCTAGTGTGCCAAATGGGATTTATAAATTTAAAGCAATAGCTACTTCGAGCACCGGTACTCCAACCAATAATAAAGAATGGCTATTTGAAGTTGTAGTAGGTAACACAATTGGATCTATTGGAATTGTTACTGTAGGATCTCAATCTGGAGTTTCAGTTTATGGAACTGCGAGTACACCTTCATTTAGTATCACATCACTTAGAGGAAGCAATGGAAATGTTAATGGAACTTATAGCGTATCGGGTTTGCCTTCTGTTGTTGCATCTAGTTTTTCTCCATCAGCAACATTTACAGCCAATGGATCAGCGCCATTTCCTGGAGTAACTTTAAACCTTACTGTTCCAGCAAGTCTAAATGCAGGATCTTATAATTTTACAGTTTCATTAAGTGATGGTAGTAGTACATCTACTGCTAATGGAATATTAACAGTAACCAAAGCTTCAATTACTGTTGTCAATACAAATCGTTCCAAAGTATATGGCGAAACATTAACTGATGCAGATTATAGCGGAAGTATCACGGGTGTTGTAGCAGATGATGATATAATAGTTACTCGTGCCAGCATAGGAGGTATAGCAACAGCTACGGTTGCAGGTTCAACCTATTCAATTGTAGGAACTTTGGTTGATCCAAATGGCAGATTAGCAAATTATAATGTAACTAATCCTAATGGAATATTAACAGTAACCAAAGCTTCAATTACTGTTGTCAATACAAATCGTTCCAAAGTATATGGCGAAACACTAACTGATGCAGATTATAGTGGAAGTATCACGGGTGTTGTAGCAGGCGATGCTATAACAGTAACGAGAGCCAGTACAGGAGGTGTAGCAACAGCAACGGTTGCAGGTTCAACCTATTCAATTGTTGGAACTTTGGTTGATCCAAATGGCAGATTAGCGAATTATGATGTAACTAATCCTAATGGAGAATTAACAGTAACCAAAGCTTCAATTACTGTTGTCAATACAAATCGTTCCAAAGTATATGGCGAAACATTAACTGATGCAGATTATAGTGGAAGTATCACGGGTGTTTTAGCAGATGATGATATAACAGTTACTCGTGCCAGCACAGGAGATGTAGCAACAGCAACGGTTGCAGGTTCAACCTATCCAATTGTAGGAACTTTGGTGGACCCAAATGGCAGATTAGCAAATTATGATGTAACTAATCCTAATGGAATATTAACAGTAACCAAAGCTTCAATTACTGTTGTCAATACAAATCGTTCCAAAGTATATGGCGAAACATTAACTGATGCAGATTATAGCGGAAGTATCACTGGTGTTGTAGCAGACGATGATATAACAGTTACTCGTGCCAGCACAGGAGGTGTAGCAACAGCAACGGTGGCAGGTTCAACCTATTCAATTGTTGGAACTTTGGTTGATCCAAATGGTAGATTAGCGAATTATGAAGTAAGCAATCCTAATGGAGAATTAACAGTAACCAAAGCTTCAATTACTGTTGTCAATACAAATCGTTCCAAAGTATATGGCGAAACATTAACTGATGCAGATTATAGTGGAAGTATCACGGGTGTTTTAGCAGATGATGATATAACAGTTACTCGTGCCAGCACAGGAGATGTAGCAACAGCAACGGTTGCAGGTTCAACCTATCCAATTGTAGGAACTTTGGTGGACCCAAATGGCAGATTAGCAAATTATGATGTAACTAATCCTAATGGAATATTAACAGTAACCAAAGCTTCAATCACAGTGGCTAATACAAACCGTTCCAAAGTATATGGCGAAACATTAACTGATGCAGATTATAGCGGAAGTATCACGGGTGTTGTAGCAGGCGATGCTATAACAGTAACGAGAGCCAGCACAGGAGGTGTAGCAACAGCAACGGTGGTGGGTTCAACCTATCCAATTGTTGGAACTTTGGTGGACCCAAATGGCAGATTAGCAAATTATGATGTAACTAATCCTAATGGAGAATTAACAGTAACCAAAGCTTCAATTACTGTTGTCAATACAAATCGTTCCAAAGTATATGGCGAAACACTAACTGATGCAGATTATAGTGGAAGTATCACGGGTGTTGTAGCAGGCGATGCTATAACAGTAACGAGAGCCAGTACAGGCAGTGTAGCAACGGCAACGGTTGCAGGTTCAACCTATTCAATTGTAGGAACTTTGGTTGATCCAAATGGCAGATTAGCAAATTATGAAGTAACTAATCCTAATGGAGAATTAACAGTAACCAAAGCTTCAATTACTGTTGTCAATACAAATCGTTCCAAAGTATATGGCGAAACACTAACTGATGCAGATTATAGCGGAAGTATCACTGGTGTTGTAGCAGGCGATGCTATAACAGTAACGAGAGCCAGCACAGGCGGCGTAGCAACAGCAACGGTTGCAGGTTCAACCTATTCAATTATAGGAACTTTGGTGGATCCAAATGGCAGATTAGCAAATTATGATGTAACTAATCCTAATGGAGAATTAACAGTAACCAAAGCTTCAATTACTGTTGTCAATACAAATCGTTCCAAAGTATATGGCGAAACATTAACTGATGCAGATTATAGCGGAAGTATCACTGGTGTTGTAGCAGACGATGATATAACAGTTACTCGTGCCAGCACAGGAGGTGTAGCAACAGCAACGGTGGCAGGTTCAACCTATTCAATTGTTGGAACCTTGGTTGATCCAAATGGTAGATTAGCGAATTATGAAGTAAGCAATCCTAATGGAATATTAACAGTAACCAAAGCAGTTTTAACTGTAACGGCAGATGATCAAACTCGTCAATATAGTGATGCAAATCCTGAATTAACGGTAACAATTGTAGGTTTTGTGAATGATGATAATGAAGACGATTTAACGACAGTACCTACAGCAAGTACTTTAGCGAATGCTTCTAGTCCAGTTGGGACATATCCAATTATTGCATCTGGTGGAGTAGGTGACAACTATTCATTTGTTTATTTTTCGGGGAATCTTACTGTTGTTGAAGAAGATGCCTGTGCTTATTATACGGGAGCTCTATTTGCTTCAACAGCAAATGCTACTAGTTCGAATGCTACAATTACCTTAGCAGCTACGATTAAGGAGTTGACTGATTCAAGCGCTGGAAATATAACAAATGCGAAAGTTTACTTTATGATTGATGAATTACAAAAAATTCTTGGGCCATTTACTCCTGGAATAGTTACATCAGGAGATAATACAGTTGGAACAGTCGTTTATAATTGGTTGGTTGATATTGGAAACAGTAATTCCTTAAGTTATAATGTTCGCGTTATTGTGGAAGGTTATTATTCAGGTACTTGTGGTGATGTTCGATCAGTAGTTACTGTTTCTAAACCACTTGATGATTTTATTACGGGTGGAGGGTATTTGCAACTTACAAGTTCATCAGGTATTAAAGCGGGAGATGTTGGTGCAAAAAACAACTTTGGTTTTAACGTAAAATTCAACAAAAGTAAAACCAACTTGCAGGGTAATATTAATACGATTGTACGAAGAACGGAATCAGATGGATTAGTACATATTTACCAAATAAAAGGTAATTCTATGACTTCTTTATCAGTTCAACCAGCTTCTAATTCGAATCCACCAACAGCAACTTTTAATGGTAAAGCTAACATTCAGGATATAACAAACCCATTGGCTCCAATATCAGTTGAAGGAAATGCAACATTGCAAGTTACAATGGTTGATAACGGAGAACCTGGAGCAAAATCTGACCCGATGGATAGGATTTCTATTACTGTTTGGAACAAATCTGGGGGCTTGTGGTTCGCAAGCAATTGGAATGGTTTAAAAACGATAGATCAAAATATCGCTAAGGGTAATTTAAAAGTTCGTAGTAGTGGTTCTTTTGTAAGTGGAACAGCACTGACAAATGCATCTCTTAATTCATCATCGGTGTTCTCAACTCTTGGGCAATCAGTTACGTTTACGTCTGTAGTAACTGGTTCAGGAACGAGTATTCCTTCAGGGACAATTACATTCATTGATTATAGTACTAATACAACTTTAGCAAAAGTATCTTTAAATAAAGGAATTGCAACTTATAGTACGTCATCTCTTATATTAGGGGAACATGAGATTTATGCGTATTACGGAGGAGATAGTAAGTATTCTAGCAGTGCGAATTCATTGACACAAACAGTAAATGCTCCTCTAGCTGGCCGAACTATTTTAGCGACTTCTACCAAAAAAGATGTTTTAAGGCTTACTGAACCGACCTCTTTCGATGTGAAAATTTACCCTAATCCAGCCCAATATCAATTTACATTAGAGATGGAAGGCGGAAACTCTGAAAAAACAGAAGCGGTTATTTATGATTTATTGGGTAGAATGGTGAAACATATTGAAAATAATGATGTGCAACCTATCAATTTTGGTGAAGAGTTACCAGCAGGAACTTATATTGTAACTGTTCGTCAGGGGGAGAATCAAAAAACGATTAAATTGATCAAGCAATAAATCTTATTTTATAAGTTATACATAAAAAAAAACTCCATTTCAAATTTAATTGAAATGGAGTTTTTTTATGTAATAGTTTAAATATGTAATAGTTTAAATATGTTGAAGTTAAGTTTTTGTAGAATAGAGATTATTTAAACATGAATGTTGGTATTAGAATGATTTTTAAAGTGATAATTACAAGTTTTATAGCTATATATGTCTCAATTATTTGAGTGCTAAAATGGATAGTGAGCAGTAATAAAAGGCAATAATCTAAGTATAAAACAAAAAAAAACACTCTAAAAACTAATTTTTAGAGTGTTTTTAAATTTATTTTAAAGAAAGGTCTACAAATATTCTCCGTGTTGAGAAATATCTAATCCTAATTCTTCTTTATCTTCACTAACTCTTAGAGGAGTAATTTTATTTACAATAAAGAATAGTGCATAAGAACCGCAGAATGCAAAGATTGAAACTAATACAAGAGCTTTCAATTGGATTAAAAATAAAGTAGCATCACCAAAAATTAAACCTTGATTATCACCTACAATTGCGTTTACAGATTTTGAAGCAAATACACCAGTTAAAAGCATACCAACCATACCGCCTACACCGTGACAAGCAAATACATCTAAAGCGTCATCAATTTTTCCTTTAGGGAATTTACTAACTACTAGGTTACTTACAATACTAGCAATAATACCAATTGTAATTGCGTGAGGAATACTTACGAAACCAGCAGCAGGAGTAATAGCAACTAGACCAACAACCGCACCAATACAAGCACCCATAGCAGATAATTTATGTCCTAAAATTTTATCAAGGAATACCCAAGCCATTGCAGCAGCAGCAGCAGCAACTGTAGTAGTTCCTAATGCTTGTGCAGCAAGTCCACTAGCACCTACAGCAGATCCAGCGTTGAAACCAAACCATCCAAACCATAACAAACCTGTACCTAATAACACATAAGTAATACGAGCAGGGTTAACTTTTTGAACTTTTCTTTTTCCTAAGAACATTGCTCCAGCAAGAGCAGCCCAACCAGCACTCATGTGTACCACTGTACCACCAGCGAAGTCTAATACTCCCATTTTAAAGAATAATCCATCAGGATGCCAAGTCATGTGACATAATGGAGCGTATATTAATAATATGAATAATGTCATGAATAACAAATAAGCCCAGAAACGAATACGTTCTGCAAAAGCTCCAGTTATTAATGCAGGTGTGATAATTGCAAATTTTGCTTGAAAGAAAGCAAATAAAATAAATGGAATAGTTGGTGCTAATTCCCAAGCAGTCCCTGAGTTTACACCTTGAAAAAATAAATTAGATGAAGGATCTCCAATGAATCCACCAATTGATGGTCCAAAACATAATCCAAATCCAATTACAACCCATAGTACAGTAACAATTACCATGGCCATAAAACTTTGTAACATTGTACTAATTACATTCTTTTTTCCAACCATACCTCCGTAAAAGAAGCCAAGTCCTGGAGTCATTATCAATACAAGAGCGGAAGCAACTATCATCCAAGCGGTGTCTCCAGTATCTAATTTTAAGGCAACAACGTGTGCACCTAGAGTTGCTGAATCAACAACAAAATAATTTGAAAAAAATGATAATACCAAAATTGTGATCAATATCACACTTAAAATAATCTTTCGCATAGTTTTAGTTTTTAGTTTTTAATTTCGATAAAAGTATAAAATCATTTCAAACCCCCATTAAAAATCACAAATAAAAATTAATTTTTGTCATATTTGTATTTTACCCCCCTTATTTTTACGGGGTGAACTTTAAAATAATACTATAATTTGTAATTTATTAATGTGCTTTTTCTAAAAATGGTCATTTTTAATTGTGTTTGTTGAGTTTCTTTATTGATTCTATTGGTCAATTAAAATTAATAATAAAAATAATTAGTTGGTTTGTCTATTTTTCTGAATTAGTCTAAATGTCTTTATTTTTCTTTGTTTTGGATTTAATGTTTTTTGATAATTAATAATTTAACAAGATAAATACCATAATTTAATGCATTTGTATTGATTTTTAATTTACATTTAAAAAAACAATTTTATATGTTGGTTAAAGTTTATGGTAGTGCCGTTTTTGGAGTTGAAGCAACTACCGTTACGGTTGAAGTTAATATAGATAAAGGAATTGGATACCATTTAGTTGGTTTGCCTGATAATGCGATTAAAGAAAGTAGTTACCGAATTGCTGCAGCCATGAAGAATAATGGATATGCAATGCCAGGTAAAAAAATCACCATCAATATGGCTCCAGCTGATTTGCGTAAAGAAGGATCTGCTTATGATTTAACATTAGCAATGGGGATTTTAGTGGCTTCTGGCCAAATTAAATCAAATGAAATAGACCAATATATTATTATGGGTGAACTTTCTCTTGATGGGAGTTTACAGCCTATTCGTGGTGCTTTGCCTATTGCTATAAAAGCGAAAGAAGAAGGTTTTAAAGGTTTTTTTCTTCCAAAACAAAACGTAAAAGA
Above is a window of Flavobacterium sp. 123 DNA encoding:
- a CDS encoding protein-disulfide reductase DsbD, which gives rise to MRKIIFLLVVFLAFAKGNSQILDPVKWTTKIEKKSDRNYVLIFNGVIESGWHMYSQFTPDGGPLPLEVIFKNQKGNFDLVGKAKESRTTTAYNDVFEVNETFFEKKAQIQQEIKIVNPKVSKVEVDLNYQVCKEACINLDKKFTFVIPTEKVAEVAPLEVDSSKIDTTVAKPLVTEIKTQNTVSSTVEKRKPQSQRGLWSIFFIAFLSGFAALLTPCVFPMIPMTVSFFTKQSKTKVAGVRNAIIYGVSIIVIYVLLGVLVTWIFGADALNALSTNVYFNIIFFILLVVFATSFLGAFEIMLPNSWANKVDNQADRGGIIGILFMALALAIVSFSCTGPIVGTLLVEAASKGGIAPIIGMLGFSLALALPFMLFAMFPGWLHSLPKSGGWLNTVKVVLGFLELALAFKFLSNADLVLQLHLLEREVFLAIWIAIFGALALYLFGKITLPHDSPLQHISVGRLLMGLLVLMFTVYLIPGLWGAPLKLINAFPPPIEYSESPLGFGGAGGDSNTAINLPAGAKSGPHRLVVFNDYEQGLAYAKSVNKPIMLDFTGHACVNCRKMENNVWSDQRILNILKNEVVLISLYVDEDIDLPKNEQFISKTTGSEIVTVGDKWTDFMISKYKTNTQPLYVLTDLEENSLNTEKPTISYVGVDEYESWLKNGISKFRK
- a CDS encoding MBG domain-containing protein, with product MKRALPTAKSGFLATFFCIANLFFASVVFGQTSVITDKGDYAPGSTAIITGSGFQAGEIVELHVEHADGDPLGIDPTYHEPWYVTADSTGNFTTSWYVPSIVEGDAYGATLLLTAHGNMGSEASWIFTDSGNFVYSTTNGKSNSVSIIPGATDSSTLSVDVNAPKNNGTFNASLSFTTQSGTTIGIGVGAGLINLTSILNSFVTGGSNGPDVTQIFPVTVIVGASVPNGIYKFKAIATSSTGTPTNNKEWLFEVVVGNTIGSIGIVTVGSQSGVSVYGTASTPSFSITSLRGSNGNVNGTYSVSGLPSVVASSFSPSATFTANGSAPFPGVTLNLTVPASLNAGSYNFTVSLSDGSSTSTANGILTVTKASITVVNTNRSKVYGETLTDADYSGSITGVVADDDIIVTRASIGGIATATVAGSTYSIVGTLVDPNGRLANYNVTNPNGILTVTKASITVVNTNRSKVYGETLTDADYSGSITGVVAGDAITVTRASTGGVATATVAGSTYSIVGTLVDPNGRLANYDVTNPNGELTVTKASITVVNTNRSKVYGETLTDADYSGSITGVLADDDITVTRASTGDVATATVAGSTYPIVGTLVDPNGRLANYDVTNPNGILTVTKASITVVNTNRSKVYGETLTDADYSGSITGVVADDDITVTRASTGGVATATVAGSTYSIVGTLVDPNGRLANYEVSNPNGELTVTKASITVVNTNRSKVYGETLTDADYSGSITGVLADDDITVTRASTGDVATATVAGSTYPIVGTLVDPNGRLANYDVTNPNGILTVTKASITVANTNRSKVYGETLTDADYSGSITGVVAGDAITVTRASTGGVATATVVGSTYPIVGTLVDPNGRLANYDVTNPNGELTVTKASITVVNTNRSKVYGETLTDADYSGSITGVVAGDAITVTRASTGSVATATVAGSTYSIVGTLVDPNGRLANYEVTNPNGELTVTKASITVVNTNRSKVYGETLTDADYSGSITGVVAGDAITVTRASTGGVATATVAGSTYSIIGTLVDPNGRLANYDVTNPNGELTVTKASITVVNTNRSKVYGETLTDADYSGSITGVVADDDITVTRASTGGVATATVAGSTYSIVGTLVDPNGRLANYEVSNPNGILTVTKAVLTVTADDQTRQYSDANPELTVTIVGFVNDDNEDDLTTVPTASTLANASSPVGTYPIIASGGVGDNYSFVYFSGNLTVVEEDACAYYTGALFASTANATSSNATITLAATIKELTDSSAGNITNAKVYFMIDELQKILGPFTPGIVTSGDNTVGTVVYNWLVDIGNSNSLSYNVRVIVEGYYSGTCGDVRSVVTVSKPLDDFITGGGYLQLTSSSGIKAGDVGAKNNFGFNVKFNKSKTNLQGNINTIVRRTESDGLVHIYQIKGNSMTSLSVQPASNSNPPTATFNGKANIQDITNPLAPISVEGNATLQVTMVDNGEPGAKSDPMDRISITVWNKSGGLWFASNWNGLKTIDQNIAKGNLKVRSSGSFVSGTALTNASLNSSSVFSTLGQSVTFTSVVTGSGTSIPSGTITFIDYSTNTTLAKVSLNKGIATYSTSSLILGEHEIYAYYGGDSKYSSSANSLTQTVNAPLAGRTILATSTKKDVLRLTEPTSFDVKIYPNPAQYQFTLEMEGGNSEKTEAVIYDLLGRMVKHIENNDVQPINFGEELPAGTYIVTVRQGENQKTIKLIKQ
- a CDS encoding ammonium transporter, which produces MRKIILSVILITILVLSFFSNYFVVDSATLGAHVVALKLDTGDTAWMIVASALVLIMTPGLGFFYGGMVGKKNVISTMLQSFMAMVIVTVLWVVIGFGLCFGPSIGGFIGDPSSNLFFQGVNSGTAWELAPTIPFILFAFFQAKFAIITPALITGAFAERIRFWAYLLFMTLFILLIYAPLCHMTWHPDGLFFKMGVLDFAGGTVVHMSAGWAALAGAMFLGKRKVQKVNPARITYVLLGTGLLWFGWFGFNAGSAVGASGLAAQALGTTTVAAAAAAMAWVFLDKILGHKLSAMGACIGAVVGLVAITPAAGFVSIPHAITIGIIASIVSNLVVSKFPKGKIDDALDVFACHGVGGMVGMLLTGVFASKSVNAIVGDNQGLIFGDATLFLIQLKALVLVSIFAFCGSYALFFIVNKITPLRVSEDKEELGLDISQHGEYL